TATGCAGGCGTTCGGCCGCTGCCGAAAACCCTGGCACTCGATAATTGCCACAAATACTTTAAGTAAGCTGCCATCCAGTTCGCCTGACATAACTATCGCCCCTGCCGATGGATTCGATCACAACTTGTAATTTCCACTTCCCACTGCTTTACGCAACTATCGACTCAACACAACACCCTTGTTCAGGAGCCTTGTATGAGTCTTAAACTTGCCGATGCCGAAACCGGCGATATCAGCGACATCATTAATACCGAACTTTATCCCATACATGATTCGGGCCATGTTCAATTGCAGGCCTTGATCGAACATGCTCGCGCCGAACTGGCCGAAGACGGCTGCTGCCTGCTGAAGAACTTCCTGCGCCCCGAGGCGCTGGAACAGGCGCGACTGGAAGGCCTGGCGCTGTCGGACAAGACGTTTTTCTCGGTGCGCAAGGTCAACGCCTACTTCACCGAAGACGACACCACACTGCCCCAGGATGACCCACGTCGCACGTTCATGGAGCGCACCAGCGGCTTTGTGACCCGCGACATGATCGCCCCCGACGCAATCATCCATCGCCTGTACGTGTCGCCGATGATGAAACGCTTTATCGGCGCCTGCCTGGATGAACCGGAGATTTTCGAATACGCCGACCCCTTCGCCGGGCTGGTGATCAACGTGATGCCCGAAGGCACCGAGCAGCCTTGGCACTTCGACACCAACGAATTCATCGTCAGCATGATGACCCAGAAGCCCGAGGCTGGCGGCCTGTTCGAATACGCGCCGATGATCCGCTCGCGCAGCCAGGAAAACCTCGGCGCCGTGGGCAAGGTGGTGCGCGGTGAAGACCGCTCGCGGGTGCAGGAGCTGGCGCTCAACCCCGGTGACCTGCAGATCTTCAAGGGTCGCTTCTCGGTGCACCGGGTCACCCGTGTCGAGGGCGCCACCGAGCGCAACACGGCGATTTTCGCCTACTCGGAAAAGCCCGGGATCATCGGCCGCGCCCAACGCACCAAGCAGCTTTACGGACGCCTGTCCGAAGCCCATCTGCAAGCCGAACGCAACCTGGTCCGCAGTGACCAGTTGCTCGACTGAACCACCGCCCTCCAAAAAACTAAAAAACCGTATTTGCCCTGCGAGGAACACCCCATGAGTCTGTCCGGCCCGAACCGCAACCCCGCCGACTGTGAACCCACCTATGACGAGATTCAGCAGATCCAGCTGGACCGCCTGCAACGGGTACGCAACGAACTGAAAAAACGCGACTACGCTGCGTGCGTGCTGTTCGACCCTACCCACATGCGCTACGCCACCGGCTCGCGCAACATGCAGGTGTACTCTGCGCGCAACCCGGCGCGCTATGCCTTTATCCCGGCGGAAGGCCCGGTGGTGATCTTCGAATTCGGCGGTTGCCTGCACTTGGCCGAAACCCTCAACACCGTAGACGAAGTGCGCCCGGCCAAGGCGATCTCGTATTACTTCTGCGAAAGCTTCCTGGGCAACGTCACCGCCGACTGGGCCGCCGAAATCGACGAACTGGTACGCAAATGCGGCGGCGGTAAACGCATCGCCATCGAAAGCGCCACCTCGGCCGCCGCCTTCGAACTGCAACGCCTCGGCTACCAGGTGTTCGACGCACAGGAGCCGCTGGAACGCGCACGCTGCATCAAGGTGCCCAACGAGTTGAAAATGATCCGCGCCAGCCTGCGTGCCACCGAAGCCGGTGTGCGCCTGATGGAAAGCAAGCTCACCCCCGGCATCACTGAGAACCAGCTGTGGTCGCACCTGCACCAGCACGTGATCGCCACCGACGGCGACTACGTGGAAACCCGCTTGCTGTCCTCCGGCCCACGCACCAACCCGTGGTTTCAGGAATGCAGCACCCGACCCATCGAGGCCGGTGACCTGGTGGCGCTGGACACCGACGTGGTCGGATGCTTCGGCTACTACGCGGATTTCTCGCGCACCTTTCTGTGTGGCGATCAAGCCGCCACCGCCAAGCAGCAGGAGCTGTACAAGCTCGCCTACGAGCAAGTGCAGACCAACGTCGAAATGCTCAAGGCCGGGCGCAGCTTCAAGGAGTACGCGGAGATGGCCTGGAAGATTCCCGACCATTACAAAAACAACCGCTATTTCGCCCTGGTGCACGGCGTGGGCATGACCGGTGAATACCCCTACGTGGTGCACCGCGAAGACATCGACGCGCTGGGTTACGACGGTGTGTTCGAAGCCGGCATGACCATCTGTGTGGAAAGCTACATCGGCCACGACGACGGCGGCGAAGGCGTCAAGCTCGAAGAGCAGATCTATATCCACGAGCACGGCATCGAATTGCTCTCCGATTACCCGTTCGACCCGCGCCTGCTACCGCGCTGAACCCGTCTAGCACTACAGGCGGCCCTGGGAAGGACCTGTAACATGCATTTATAGAAGGTTACTGCGCAGAATTTGTCGTTTGTCGATCTTTGCGCAAATGACAAAACTGCGGGCATCTCTAATAAAACAACATGAGAGCTGCCCTATGTCCTATCCCATTGCCCGCCTCCTGACTTCGTTTTGCCTTGTTCTTCTGCCGGTTTCACAGCGGTCTCGGCGGCGCGCGCATCGCGCCTGCCACTGACCCTTGCGGTTCAACAAAACGCATATTCGCAAGTACCGGAGAGGCTTATGAAAGACTTGACGACCCTGGACGGCAGCCTGCCGCATCCAGCCGTGAATGACCTGTGTGCCCAAGTGCAACGCGGTGAGATCAACCGCCGCCAATTCCTGCGTACCGCCGCACTGCTGGGCATTACCGTGGCCAGCGCCTCGACCTTTATCGGCTCGGCCCTGTTGGGCAGCGACGCCCAGGCCGCCGATGCCACCCCGGCCCGCCAAGGTGGCAGCCTGCGCTTTGCCTGTGCGATCCAGGAAATCCAGGACCCGATGCTGATCACCTGGATCGAAGCCTCGAACCTGTTGCGCAACTCCCTCGAATACCTGACCTGGGTCGACGCCGACAACATCACCCACCCCTACCTGGCCGAGAGCTGGAGTCCGTCCGAAGACCTCACCACCTGGACCTTCAACCTGCGCCAGGACGTGAAGTGGAGCAACGGCGACAGCTTCAACGTCGACGACGTGCAACACAACATCCAGCGCTGGACCGCTGCCGACTCCAAGTCGGTCAACCGCACCGCGTTCCAGGACATCAAGGCCTTCGAAAAGTCAGCGACTACCAGTTCCGCCTGCAGCTCAAGCGTCCGATCCTGGCGATTCCGGAGATGCTCAACGCCTTCACCTGCGCCCTGGTGCACCGCAGCTTCAAGGCAGGCGATGACTGGGCAAAAAATCCGCTAGCCACCGGGCCGTTCAAGCTGGTGTCGTTCGCCGTGAACAAACAGGCGACCTTTGCCAAGCGCGCCGACTACTGGGGCAAACCCGCCAACCTCGACGAGCTGCGCTACATCGACATGGGCACCGACGTGTCCACCCACCTCGCCGCCCTGCAAGCCGGGCAGGTCGACGTGCTGTACCGCGTCACCGTGGCCGAGCTGGACCTGGCCAAGCGCCTGCCCGGTGCGCAGTTGCTCAGCTGCAAATCGGCGCAAACCGTGGTGATGCGCATGGCCTGCGACCAAAAGCCGTTCACCGACCTGCGCGTGCGCAAAGCGGTGGTGTTGTGCGCCGACAACGCGCAGATGCTCAAGGTTGCCTATCGCGGTATGGGCACCCTGGGTGAAGACCACCACGTGGCACCGTCCCACCCGGAGTACTTCCCCCTGCCCAAGCGCGAACGCGATGTCGCGGCAGCGAAAAAACTGCTGGCCGAAGCAGGCTTCCCCAAGGGCCTGGACATCGACCTGATCGTCGGCAACACCCAGGGCCGCTACGAGCAGGATTGCGCGCAGATCCTGCAACAGAACTGCCTGGAAGCCGGCATCCGCATCAACCTCAAAGTGGTCCCGGCGGCGCAGTACTGGCCGATCTGGGACAAAGCTGCGTTCAGCCTGACCTATTGGGCTCATCGCCCGCTGGGCGTGATGTCGCTGGAGCTGGCCTATCGCGGCGGTGGCGCCTGGAACGAAAGCCACTACAGCGACCCGGCCTTCGATGCCGCCCTGGACAAGGCCATGGGCATTATCGACCCGAAACAGCGGGCCGTGGCCATGCAAAGCGTGGAGCAAATCCTGCAGGACGCGTGTGTGATCGTGCAGCCGTTCTGGGGTGACAAGTTCACCGCCGTGAGCAAAAAAGTGCAGGGGTTCCAAGTGCACCCTTCCGACTTCTACCCCATGGGCAATGTCTGGCTGAGCGTTTGAGTCGACTCTGCCCGCACGTGCGGGCAGGCATCCCATCACCCGTCGGAGCATGCACCTGATGGCTCACTTTCTATTGCGCAAATTGCTGATGCTGCTGGCGACCCTGCTGTCGGTGTCGCTGATTGTGTTCCTGGCCCTGGAACTCAATATCGAGGACGTGGCAATCAACGTTCTCGGCCCCTACTCCGCCGCCGACCAGCGCGCCGCGTGGTTGCTGGAACACGGCTACAACCAGCCGTTCGCCTGGCGTTACCTGGTGTGGCTCAAGGACTTCGTCACCGGCGACTGGGGCACCTCGGTGTACTTTCGCGAGCCGGTGCTCAAGCTGTTGCTGCCCAACCTGTGGCAAACCCTGACCCTGGCCGGGCTGGCCTTGCTGGTGATGGTGCCGGTGGCGTTGACCCTGGGCATCCTGGCCGGGATTCGCCAAGGCTCGTTGATCGACCGGTTGGTGTCGTTCCTGTCGATCGTCACCACCTCGATTCCGGACTTCGCCAGTGCGGTGTTCGTCTCGGCGATCTTTGTGTTCTGGCTCAACTGGCTGCCCGGCGTGAGCAGCATGAGCGACGGTTTCAGCGCTGTAGAGCTGGTACTGCCGCTGATGGTGCTGTGCCTGTTCGGTATCGGCTACCTGGCGCGGATCACCCGCGCATCGATGGTGGAAGTGATGCAGGCGCCGTATATCCGCACCGCCCGGCTCAAGGGCGCCTCCACCACGCGCATCGTGTTGCGCCATGCCCTGCGCAACGTACTGATCGCGCCGGTCACGGTGATCATGCTGTACATCCCGTGGTTGCTGTCCAACGTGATCGTGGTGGAGGTGTTTTTCGCCTACAAGGGCTTCGGGTCGATGCTCTACACCGCGTCGCTCAACCATGACGTCTACCTGATCGAAGCCTGCGCGATGATCAGCGGCGTGGTGGTGGGCATCAGCAAGATCTTCTCGGACCTGGCCTACACCTGGCTCAACCCGCGCATCACCCTGCGCAGTCTCGGCGGAGGCAGCCAATGAACCTGCTCAAATCCTTCAAGCATCCCCTGGCCCTGCTCGGCCTGTTGCTGGTGGGCGGCTGGGTGCTGATTGCACTCTGCGCGCCTTGGCTGGCACCCCATGATCCGCTGGAAAGCTTTACGCCATTGCTCACCCCCATGACGGCAGGCGATGACGGCGCGCGCTTTTGCTCGGCACCGACATGATCGGCCGCGACATTCTTTCGCGCCTGATCTGGGGCACGCGCACGGTGTTGTTCTGGTCGATCCTGGCCACCCTCACCGCGTTTGCCGTGGGCATCGCGATGGGCCTGTGCGCCGGTTACTTCAACGGTTGGGTGGACGCCGTGCTGTCCTATGTGGCCGACACGGTGCTGTCGTTCCCGGTGCTGGTGTTGTACATCGTGATCATCATCGCCCTCGGTGCTTCGGCGCTGAATATCCTGATTGCGGTGACCTTCACCAGTGCGCCAGCGATCTTTCGCATCATGCGTGCGCTGACCATCGACATCCGCTCACGTGACTACGTGCTCAGCGCGATCACCCAGGGCGAGGGCTCGCTGCGCATCATGCTGGTGGAGATCCTGCCCAACTGCGGCGGGCCGCTGATCGTCGATTTCTGCCTGCGCATCGGCTACACCGCGATCATGATCGGCGCGCTGGGCTTCCTCGGCCTCGGCCTGCCGCCGCCCACCCCGGACTGGGGCGGCATGATCAACGATGGTCGCGCCATGGCCATTTCCTTCCCGCACCTGGTGATCTTCCCCTGCATCGCCATCTCCACCCTGATGCTCGGCCTGAGCTTGCTCGCCGACGGGCTGGATGAACACGCGCAGCAAGGCGCAAGGAGTTGAGCATGAACAGCCAGCAAACCGTATTGCGGGTCGACAACCTGAGCATCGAATTGCCCAAGGGCGCCGACCGCAGCCACGCCGTGAGCGGCATCAGCCTGGACGT
The Pseudomonas poae DNA segment above includes these coding regions:
- a CDS encoding aminopeptidase P family protein, which translates into the protein MSLSGPNRNPADCEPTYDEIQQIQLDRLQRVRNELKKRDYAACVLFDPTHMRYATGSRNMQVYSARNPARYAFIPAEGPVVIFEFGGCLHLAETLNTVDEVRPAKAISYYFCESFLGNVTADWAAEIDELVRKCGGGKRIAIESATSAAAFELQRLGYQVFDAQEPLERARCIKVPNELKMIRASLRATEAGVRLMESKLTPGITENQLWSHLHQHVIATDGDYVETRLLSSGPRTNPWFQECSTRPIEAGDLVALDTDVVGCFGYYADFSRTFLCGDQAATAKQQELYKLAYEQVQTNVEMLKAGRSFKEYAEMAWKIPDHYKNNRYFALVHGVGMTGEYPYVVHREDIDALGYDGVFEAGMTICVESYIGHDDGGEGVKLEEQIYIHEHGIELLSDYPFDPRLLPR
- a CDS encoding ABC transporter permease; this encodes MAHFLLRKLLMLLATLLSVSLIVFLALELNIEDVAINVLGPYSAADQRAAWLLEHGYNQPFAWRYLVWLKDFVTGDWGTSVYFREPVLKLLLPNLWQTLTLAGLALLVMVPVALTLGILAGIRQGSLIDRLVSFLSIVTTSIPDFASAVFVSAIFVFWLNWLPGVSSMSDGFSAVELVLPLMVLCLFGIGYLARITRASMVEVMQAPYIRTARLKGASTTRIVLRHALRNVLIAPVTVIMLYIPWLLSNVIVVEVFFAYKGFGSMLYTASLNHDVYLIEACAMISGVVVGISKIFSDLAYTWLNPRITLRSLGGGSQ